A single region of the Lates calcarifer isolate ASB-BC8 linkage group LG16_LG22, TLL_Latcal_v3, whole genome shotgun sequence genome encodes:
- the LOC108877132 gene encoding calpain-2 catalytic subunit isoform X1, producing the protein MSGIASKLQHNRERSHGIGSNSHAVKYLNQDYESLRRSCLEGGRLFEDDCFEALPSSLGYNELGPNSYKIRGITWKRPTELCSNPKFIVENATRTDICQGALGDCWLLAAIASLTLNKQVLSRVVPHDQSFEENYAGIFHFEFWQFGEWVDVVVDDRLPTRDGKLLFVHSAEGSEFWSALLEKAYAKLNGCYEALSGGSTTEGFEDFTGGIAERHDLSRADPHLFKIIKKALDRGSLLGCSIDITSAADSEAVTYRKLVKGHAYSVTGAEQVEYRGDTVQLIRIRNPWGQVEWNGAWSDTSSEWRYVSDDDRRRLTNRAEDGEFWMSFSDFLRQYSRLEICNLTPDALTGDEYKKWAESEFEDTWRKGVSAGGCRNYPNSFWMNPQFVIKLDEVDDDPDDGEEGCTFIVGLMQKNKRRMRKKGEDMETIGFAIYELPEEYSGKRQVHLKKNFFLYNCSAARSETFINLREVCNRFCLPPGEYLIIPSTFEPNKNGDFYMRVFSEKQADFQEIDDPVDCHVEEVDIDEDDICDRFKRLFEKLAGHDVEISAFELQRILNRVLVKRDDIKTTGFSLSTCHNMVNLLDKDGSGKLGLVEFKILWAKIEKFLDLYKERDTDQSGCMNSSEMRMAVEAAGFSLNNPLHQIIVARYSEPCLTIDFDNFVCCLIRLGMLFKTFKTMDKDGSGVIELGFMEWLDLAMV; encoded by the exons ATGTCAGGCATTGCAAGTAAGCTTCAGCACAACCGAGAGCGATCACATGGAATTGGATCCAACTCTCACGCGGTGAAGTACCTGAACCAGGACTACGAGTCGCTGAGGAGAAGCTGTCTGGAGGGAGGACGGCTGTTTGAGGATGACTGCTTTGAGGCTCTGCCCTCATCCTTAGGCTACAACGAGCTGGGACCAAATTCCTACAAAATTCGGGGCATCACCTGGAAGAGACCCACG GAGTTATGTTCCAATCCAAAATTCATTGTTGAAAATGCTACCAGGACTGATATTTGCCAAGGAGCACttg GTGACTGCTGGCTCCTGGCAGCTATCGCCTCCTTGACCCTCAACAAACAGGTTTTGTCTCGGGTTGTCCCCCATGACCAAAGCTTTGAGGAGAACTATGCTGGCATCTTTCACTTTGAG tTCTGGCAGTTTGGTGAGTGGGTGGATGTGGTGGTCGATGACCGTCTGCCCACCAGAGATgggaagctgctgtttgttcactCAGCAGAGGGCTCAGAGTTTTGGAGTGCGCTGCTGGAGAAGGCTTATGCTAA GCTGAATGGATGTTACGAGGCTCTCTCTGGAGGCAGCACCACTGAGGGTTTTGAGGATTTCACTGGAGGCATCGCTGAGAGGCACGACCTCAGCAGGGCAGATCCCCATCTCTTCAAAATCATTAAGAAGGCCCTGGACAGAGGCTCCCTTCTGGGATGCTCCATTGAT ATCACCAGTGCAGCTGACTCAGAAGCTGTCACATATCGCAAGCTGGTGAAGGGTCATGCCTATTCGGTGACAGGAGCAGAGCAG GTGGAGTACAGAGGAGACACGGTGCAGCTGATCAGGATTAGAAACCCATGGGGTCAGGTGGAGTGGAATGGAGCCTGGAGTGACAC GTCTTCTGAATGGAGATATGTGAGTGATGATGATAGGAGGAGGCTGACCAACCGTGCTGAGGACGGAGAGTTCTG GATGTCATTTTCTGACTTCCTTCGCCAATATTCTCGCCTTGAGATCTGCAACCTCACCCCTGACGCTCTCACAGGCGACGAGTACAAGAAATGGGCAGAATCAGAGTTTGAAGACACATGGAGAAAGGGCGTGTCTGCTGGTGGCTGCAGAAACTATCCAA ATTCCTTCTGGATGAATCCTCAGTTTGTCATAAAGCTGGATGAGGTGGATGATGACCCTGATGATGGTGAGGAGGGCTGCACCTTCATTGTGGGCTTGATGCAGAAGAACAAGCGCCGTATGAGGAAAAAGGGGGAGGACATGGAGACCATCGGCTTTGCCATCTATGAG CTGCCTGAGGAG TACTCTGGCAAAAGGCAAGTGCACCTGAAGAAAAACTTCTTCCTGTACAACTGTTCAGCAGCACGCTCCGAGACCTTCATCAACTTGCGGGAAGTGTGCAACCGCTTCTGTCTTCCTCCTGGAGAATACCTCATCATCCCCTCCACCTTTGAGCCCAACAAGAATGGAGACTTTTATATGCGGGTGTTCTCTGAGAAACAGGCTGATTTCCA AGAGATTGATGATCCTGTGGACTGCCATGTTGAGGAG GTTGATATTGATGAAGATGATATCTGTGACAGATTCAAGAGACTCTTCGAAAAGCTTGCAGGACAT GATGTGGAAATTTCTGCATTTGAGCTGCAGAGAATCCTCAACAGAGTGCTGGTCAAGA GAGATGACATCAAAACCACTGGGTTTAGCCTGTCGACCTGCCACAACATGGTCAATCTGCTGGAT AAAGACGGAAGTGGCAAGCTGGGACTGGTAGAATTTAAGATCCTGTGGGCAAAGATTGAGAAATTCCTT GATCtgtacaaagagagagacacagaccaAAGTGGCTGCATGAACTCCTCTGAGATGCGAATGGCTGTTGAGGCTGCTG gTTTCTCTCTCAACAATCCTCTGCATCAGATAATTGTGGCCCGCTACAGTGAACCATGCCTCACCATTGACTTTGACAACTTTGTGTGCTGTCTGATCCGCTTGGGGATGCTCTTCA AAACCTTCAAGACCATGGACAAAGATGGGTCTGGTGTGATAGAGCTAGGTTTTATGGAG tGGCTGGATCTGGCCATGGTGTAG
- the LOC108877132 gene encoding calpain-2 catalytic subunit isoform X2, protein MSGIASKLQHNRERSHGIGSNSHAVKYLNQDYESLRRSCLEGGRLFEDDCFEALPSSLGYNELGPNSYKIRGITWKRPTELCSNPKFIVENATRTDICQGALGDCWLLAAIASLTLNKQVLSRVVPHDQSFEENYAGIFHFEFWQFGEWVDVVVDDRLPTRDGKLLFVHSAEGSEFWSALLEKAYAKLNGCYEALSGGSTTEGFEDFTGGIAERHDLSRADPHLFKIIKKALDRGSLLGCSIDITSAADSEAVTYRKLVKGHAYSVTGAEQVEYRGDTVQLIRIRNPWGQVEWNGAWSDTSSEWRYVSDDDRRRLTNRAEDGEFWMSFSDFLRQYSRLEICNLTPDALTGDEYKKWAESEFEDTWRKGVSAGGCRNYPNSFWMNPQFVIKLDEVDDDPDDGEEGCTFIVGLMQKNKRRMRKKGEDMETIGFAIYEYSGKRQVHLKKNFFLYNCSAARSETFINLREVCNRFCLPPGEYLIIPSTFEPNKNGDFYMRVFSEKQADFQEIDDPVDCHVEEVDIDEDDICDRFKRLFEKLAGHDVEISAFELQRILNRVLVKRDDIKTTGFSLSTCHNMVNLLDKDGSGKLGLVEFKILWAKIEKFLDLYKERDTDQSGCMNSSEMRMAVEAAGFSLNNPLHQIIVARYSEPCLTIDFDNFVCCLIRLGMLFKTFKTMDKDGSGVIELGFMEWLDLAMV, encoded by the exons ATGTCAGGCATTGCAAGTAAGCTTCAGCACAACCGAGAGCGATCACATGGAATTGGATCCAACTCTCACGCGGTGAAGTACCTGAACCAGGACTACGAGTCGCTGAGGAGAAGCTGTCTGGAGGGAGGACGGCTGTTTGAGGATGACTGCTTTGAGGCTCTGCCCTCATCCTTAGGCTACAACGAGCTGGGACCAAATTCCTACAAAATTCGGGGCATCACCTGGAAGAGACCCACG GAGTTATGTTCCAATCCAAAATTCATTGTTGAAAATGCTACCAGGACTGATATTTGCCAAGGAGCACttg GTGACTGCTGGCTCCTGGCAGCTATCGCCTCCTTGACCCTCAACAAACAGGTTTTGTCTCGGGTTGTCCCCCATGACCAAAGCTTTGAGGAGAACTATGCTGGCATCTTTCACTTTGAG tTCTGGCAGTTTGGTGAGTGGGTGGATGTGGTGGTCGATGACCGTCTGCCCACCAGAGATgggaagctgctgtttgttcactCAGCAGAGGGCTCAGAGTTTTGGAGTGCGCTGCTGGAGAAGGCTTATGCTAA GCTGAATGGATGTTACGAGGCTCTCTCTGGAGGCAGCACCACTGAGGGTTTTGAGGATTTCACTGGAGGCATCGCTGAGAGGCACGACCTCAGCAGGGCAGATCCCCATCTCTTCAAAATCATTAAGAAGGCCCTGGACAGAGGCTCCCTTCTGGGATGCTCCATTGAT ATCACCAGTGCAGCTGACTCAGAAGCTGTCACATATCGCAAGCTGGTGAAGGGTCATGCCTATTCGGTGACAGGAGCAGAGCAG GTGGAGTACAGAGGAGACACGGTGCAGCTGATCAGGATTAGAAACCCATGGGGTCAGGTGGAGTGGAATGGAGCCTGGAGTGACAC GTCTTCTGAATGGAGATATGTGAGTGATGATGATAGGAGGAGGCTGACCAACCGTGCTGAGGACGGAGAGTTCTG GATGTCATTTTCTGACTTCCTTCGCCAATATTCTCGCCTTGAGATCTGCAACCTCACCCCTGACGCTCTCACAGGCGACGAGTACAAGAAATGGGCAGAATCAGAGTTTGAAGACACATGGAGAAAGGGCGTGTCTGCTGGTGGCTGCAGAAACTATCCAA ATTCCTTCTGGATGAATCCTCAGTTTGTCATAAAGCTGGATGAGGTGGATGATGACCCTGATGATGGTGAGGAGGGCTGCACCTTCATTGTGGGCTTGATGCAGAAGAACAAGCGCCGTATGAGGAAAAAGGGGGAGGACATGGAGACCATCGGCTTTGCCATCTATGAG TACTCTGGCAAAAGGCAAGTGCACCTGAAGAAAAACTTCTTCCTGTACAACTGTTCAGCAGCACGCTCCGAGACCTTCATCAACTTGCGGGAAGTGTGCAACCGCTTCTGTCTTCCTCCTGGAGAATACCTCATCATCCCCTCCACCTTTGAGCCCAACAAGAATGGAGACTTTTATATGCGGGTGTTCTCTGAGAAACAGGCTGATTTCCA AGAGATTGATGATCCTGTGGACTGCCATGTTGAGGAG GTTGATATTGATGAAGATGATATCTGTGACAGATTCAAGAGACTCTTCGAAAAGCTTGCAGGACAT GATGTGGAAATTTCTGCATTTGAGCTGCAGAGAATCCTCAACAGAGTGCTGGTCAAGA GAGATGACATCAAAACCACTGGGTTTAGCCTGTCGACCTGCCACAACATGGTCAATCTGCTGGAT AAAGACGGAAGTGGCAAGCTGGGACTGGTAGAATTTAAGATCCTGTGGGCAAAGATTGAGAAATTCCTT GATCtgtacaaagagagagacacagaccaAAGTGGCTGCATGAACTCCTCTGAGATGCGAATGGCTGTTGAGGCTGCTG gTTTCTCTCTCAACAATCCTCTGCATCAGATAATTGTGGCCCGCTACAGTGAACCATGCCTCACCATTGACTTTGACAACTTTGTGTGCTGTCTGATCCGCTTGGGGATGCTCTTCA AAACCTTCAAGACCATGGACAAAGATGGGTCTGGTGTGATAGAGCTAGGTTTTATGGAG tGGCTGGATCTGGCCATGGTGTAG